Proteins encoded within one genomic window of Pigmentiphaga sp. H8:
- the cas7e gene encoding type I-E CRISPR-associated protein Cas7/Cse4/CasC translates to MSDFIQLHILTHYAPANLNRDDTGRPKTALMGGALRLRVSSQSLKRAWRTSDLFQAAVGEHLGTRTRLLGKDVHDAMLAQGLDAQKALEWARQIAAAFGSLEVEKPESKKKKADGEGAQEPDLKKLLQIKEIVHVSPAERQAALQLAASCVQRGKGPEAAELNLLSKDATAVDVSMFGRMLASANEFNVDAAVQVAHAFTVHRAEVEDDYFSAVDDLGTDTGAGHIGDRGYGAGLFYLYVCVNRTLLQENLQGDKALANRAMASLLEAIAKVSPTGMQNSYASRAYAAYVLAEKGAQQPRSLSQAFLRPVQGSDDRSMLTEAIESLQKQRANFDKTYGACSDASLGMDTDAGTGSLQALIDFIQD, encoded by the coding sequence ATGTCCGACTTCATCCAATTGCATATCCTGACTCACTACGCGCCCGCCAACCTGAACCGCGACGACACGGGCCGCCCCAAGACGGCGCTGATGGGGGGCGCCTTGCGGTTGCGGGTCTCCTCGCAAAGCCTCAAACGCGCCTGGCGTACCTCCGATCTGTTCCAGGCCGCGGTGGGAGAACACCTGGGAACGCGTACCCGCCTGCTTGGAAAGGACGTGCATGACGCCATGCTGGCCCAGGGGCTGGATGCGCAGAAGGCCTTGGAGTGGGCCCGCCAGATCGCCGCCGCCTTCGGCTCCCTGGAAGTCGAGAAGCCGGAGTCAAAGAAGAAGAAAGCCGACGGCGAAGGCGCGCAGGAACCGGACTTGAAGAAACTGCTGCAGATCAAGGAGATCGTGCACGTTTCACCTGCGGAGCGACAGGCTGCGCTGCAATTGGCGGCGAGTTGTGTTCAGCGCGGTAAAGGCCCCGAGGCCGCCGAACTCAATCTGCTCAGCAAGGACGCTACCGCCGTGGACGTTTCCATGTTCGGCCGCATGCTTGCCAGTGCCAATGAGTTCAATGTGGATGCGGCCGTGCAGGTCGCGCACGCTTTTACGGTTCATCGCGCGGAAGTCGAAGACGATTATTTCAGCGCCGTGGACGACCTGGGCACGGACACAGGGGCGGGTCACATCGGTGACCGAGGATACGGTGCGGGCCTGTTCTATTTGTACGTGTGCGTGAACCGCACGCTGCTGCAAGAAAATCTGCAAGGCGACAAGGCGCTGGCGAACCGCGCAATGGCTTCCTTGCTGGAGGCCATCGCCAAAGTGAGCCCCACCGGCATGCAGAACAGCTATGCTTCGCGGGCTTATGCCGCCTACGTGCTGGCGGAGAAGGGCGCTCAGCAGCCACGCAGTCTTTCTCAGGCTTTCCTGCGGCCCGTGCAGGGTAGCGACGATCGATCGATGCTGACCGAGGCCATCGAGTCCCTGCAGAAGCAGCGCGCGAATTTCGACAAGACCTACGGTGCCTGCTCGGATGCCAGTCTGGGGATGGATACCGATGCGGGCACGGGTTCGCTGCAAGCCCTGATCGATTTCATCCAGGACTGA
- a CDS encoding type II toxin-antitoxin system RelE/ParE family toxin has translation MPRVIWTPLALDDVQNLYRFLAQKDISAARRAVQAIRVGVRMLAKQPRVGRPIEDMDAEFREWLIDFGDSGYVVLYRLHGETASILAVRHQKEVGY, from the coding sequence GTGCCACGAGTGATATGGACGCCACTGGCACTGGACGATGTGCAGAACCTCTATCGCTTTCTCGCGCAGAAGGATATAAGCGCCGCGCGACGTGCCGTACAAGCAATCCGCGTCGGGGTGAGGATGCTTGCCAAGCAGCCGCGCGTCGGTCGTCCGATCGAAGACATGGACGCGGAGTTTCGTGAATGGCTTATCGATTTCGGGGATAGCGGCTATGTTGTCCTATATCGATTGCATGGCGAAACCGCTTCCATTTTGGCTGTGCGCCATCAAAAAGAAGTAGGGTATTGA
- the cas6e gene encoding type I-E CRISPR-associated protein Cas6/Cse3/CasE, which yields MHFSVITPTPGRENEATHQLFPGVYAEHQWLWRFFPSEAGSARDHIFRRADQGQAMRFYVVSKRPPVAFSDAWSVKTRPYAPRLQAGDELEFELRANPVVTRKHEDGKSRRHDVVMDAKRRAKEEGSERASGYSLVRSACTAWLNQQGGQHGFLIDEVGLSVDGYTQHVGKADSIRFSSVDFRGGLRVTDPDAFAATLASGLGHAKAFGCGLMLVRRPL from the coding sequence ATGCATTTCAGTGTCATCACCCCCACGCCGGGCCGGGAAAACGAGGCCACGCACCAGTTGTTCCCGGGGGTCTATGCCGAGCACCAGTGGCTGTGGCGCTTTTTCCCTTCCGAAGCCGGCTCGGCCCGGGACCATATCTTCCGCCGGGCGGACCAGGGACAGGCCATGCGTTTCTACGTGGTCTCCAAGCGTCCTCCCGTGGCTTTCAGCGACGCCTGGTCCGTGAAAACGCGGCCCTATGCTCCCAGGCTGCAAGCCGGTGACGAGCTGGAGTTCGAACTACGAGCCAACCCCGTGGTCACCCGCAAGCACGAGGACGGCAAGAGTCGCCGCCACGATGTGGTGATGGATGCCAAGCGGCGGGCCAAGGAGGAAGGTTCGGAGCGAGCGTCGGGCTATTCGCTGGTGCGATCCGCATGTACCGCGTGGCTCAATCAGCAGGGTGGGCAGCACGGCTTTCTGATCGACGAGGTGGGGCTGTCCGTGGACGGCTATACCCAGCATGTCGGCAAGGCGGACAGTATCCGCTTCAGCTCCGTGGATTTTCGTGGGGGACTGCGTGTGACCGATCCCGATGCCTTCGCAGCTACCTTGGCATCGGGGCTGGGGCATGCCAAGGCCTTCGGGTGCGGCCTGATGCTTGTTCGCAGGCCGCTATGA
- the casB gene encoding type I-E CRISPR-associated protein Cse2/CasB, which translates to MPLTLNSDSPEGQSIRRWLAYLDEYDKGGRAQLRRASSVLDAIMCPAVHRLRHQLEELHPGAFSNQRADRLAMACALMARLKQPVGRLALPLAMSERVAGSDRNAVSELRFRRLLDAHNDEALFTGLRRMLPLIDGLVCPVLLARDVVFWGDKVKRAWAYDYYRWPN; encoded by the coding sequence ATGCCCTTGACCCTGAACTCTGATAGCCCCGAAGGGCAATCCATCCGGCGCTGGCTGGCCTATCTGGACGAATACGACAAAGGGGGGCGAGCGCAGTTGCGCCGAGCTTCTTCGGTGCTCGATGCCATCATGTGTCCCGCAGTGCATCGCTTGCGCCACCAGTTGGAGGAACTTCATCCGGGAGCGTTCAGTAATCAACGGGCCGATCGCCTGGCCATGGCTTGCGCGTTGATGGCGCGTCTGAAGCAGCCCGTCGGCCGCCTTGCCTTGCCGTTGGCCATGAGCGAGCGTGTGGCGGGCTCTGATCGAAATGCCGTCAGCGAGTTACGTTTTCGCCGACTGCTCGACGCACACAACGACGAAGCTCTGTTCACGGGGCTGCGTCGGATGCTGCCCTTGATCGATGGTCTCGTATGCCCGGTTCTGCTCGCCCGCGATGTCGTGTTCTGGGGCGACAAAGTGAAGCGTGCCTGGGCGTACGACTATTACCGCTGGCCCAACTAG
- a CDS encoding LysR family transcriptional regulator, translating to MDVRQLRYFQAVAQEMNVTRAAEKLHMAQPPLSRQIRALEDELGVLLFERTGRSLRLTEAGRFLLEHSLQLTARFQEITEATRRLGQQGRRWFGVGFVPSTLYGFVPELIRRLRGADRHVEVGLSELTTLQQMEALKAGRIDIGFGRILFDDPDIERKVLMAEPLVAVVARSHPLARRTRNGVRAAELAKQPFILYPARPRPSYADHVLGLFRAAGHGLDVVQEANELQTAIGLVAAGLGVTVVPASVQRLQREDIAYVPLDSPGFTSPVIVSRRRDDRSLFLLQASALADELAAQELRAHAR from the coding sequence ATGGACGTCAGGCAACTCCGTTATTTCCAGGCCGTGGCGCAGGAAATGAACGTCACCCGCGCCGCCGAGAAGCTGCACATGGCGCAGCCGCCGCTCAGCCGCCAGATACGCGCGTTGGAAGACGAGCTCGGGGTGCTTCTGTTCGAGCGAACCGGGCGATCGCTGCGATTGACCGAGGCCGGCCGCTTCCTGCTCGAACACTCGCTGCAATTGACCGCGCGCTTCCAGGAAATCACCGAGGCCACCCGGCGCCTTGGGCAGCAGGGGCGGCGCTGGTTCGGCGTGGGTTTCGTGCCCTCCACGCTGTACGGATTCGTGCCGGAACTGATCCGCCGCCTGCGGGGCGCGGACCGGCACGTCGAAGTGGGCCTGTCGGAACTGACGACATTGCAGCAGATGGAAGCGCTCAAGGCGGGGCGCATCGACATCGGGTTCGGGCGCATCCTGTTCGACGATCCCGACATCGAGCGCAAGGTACTGATGGCCGAACCGCTGGTGGCGGTGGTGGCGCGCTCCCATCCGCTGGCCAGGCGTACCCGGAACGGGGTGCGGGCGGCCGAGCTGGCCAAGCAGCCCTTCATCCTGTATCCGGCACGCCCCAGGCCCAGCTATGCCGACCATGTGCTGGGCCTGTTCCGGGCGGCGGGGCATGGCCTGGACGTGGTCCAGGAAGCCAACGAATTGCAGACGGCGATCGGGCTGGTCGCGGCCGGCCTGGGCGTGACCGTGGTGCCCGCGTCGGTGCAGCGCCTGCAGCGCGAAGACATCGCCTATGTGCCGCTGGACAGCCCGGGATTCACCTCGCCGGTAATCGTCAGCCGCCGCCGCGACGACCGTTCACTGTTTCTGCTGCAGGCCAGCGCGCTGGCCGACGAACTGGCGGCCCAGGAACTGCGCGCGCATGCGCGCTAG
- the cas5e gene encoding type I-E CRISPR-associated protein Cas5/CasD, protein MAYLVFQLQGAMASWGEAAVGEYRGTHDLPTVSALAGLLCAALGLRRDQEEEIQAVHRHYLMAVGVYACGPMLRDYHTAQVASRSQLKGMRHATRKDELAFRRTELNTILSTRDHVQGVRYRVAVQADDEAPYPLDALRQALLTPAFVPYLGRKSCPLEAPMAPCLMDVDDVLAALSEYPHAADGSTRRPFKLTWCDGMTPGVESSLTVRQRDRLIHRGAWQYGERTQHVAMLPQEA, encoded by the coding sequence ATGGCGTACCTGGTCTTTCAACTGCAAGGCGCCATGGCGTCCTGGGGAGAAGCGGCCGTGGGCGAATACCGGGGCACGCACGATCTTCCCACGGTATCGGCCCTGGCGGGCTTGCTGTGCGCGGCACTGGGTCTGCGACGCGATCAGGAAGAGGAGATCCAGGCTGTCCACCGGCACTACCTGATGGCGGTCGGCGTGTATGCCTGCGGTCCGATGCTGCGCGACTACCATACCGCACAGGTCGCTTCGCGCAGCCAGCTCAAGGGAATGCGGCATGCCACTCGCAAGGATGAGTTGGCATTTCGCAGAACGGAGTTGAACACCATTTTGTCCACGCGCGATCACGTGCAAGGCGTCCGGTATCGCGTCGCCGTCCAGGCCGACGACGAGGCACCTTACCCGCTGGATGCCTTGCGCCAGGCCTTGTTGACTCCAGCTTTCGTGCCCTACCTGGGACGAAAATCGTGCCCGCTCGAGGCTCCCATGGCGCCTTGCCTGATGGATGTCGACGACGTGCTGGCCGCATTGTCCGAGTACCCGCACGCCGCGGACGGATCGACCCGTCGCCCCTTCAAGCTGACCTGGTGCGATGGTATGACACCGGGCGTCGAATCCAGTTTGACCGTTCGCCAGCGTGACCGCTTGATTCATCGGGGCGCCTGGCAGTACGGCGAACGCACTCAGCACGTAGCAATGCTGCCCCAGGAGGCCTGA
- a CDS encoding phytanoyl-CoA dioxygenase family protein → MASLSRDEQIAALRRDGLVVVRNFLDADACAALLQSARAQLNAHIEPIEYEADLGYPGAPTSREAEGGRTVRRLLDAWSRDEAYRQYATCAPIRDWMAAYFAEPAKLSLAHHNCVMTKHPRYGTLTGWHRDFRYWSFQRDDMVSIWLALGDEVDRNGALHLVPGSHRESFDASRFDERKFFRDDLPANRAIIERAIVPELRAGDVMFFHCNTLHAADRNATDDVKFSVVFTYHAASNRPLPGTRSAAKGSISLEGS, encoded by the coding sequence ATGGCTAGCCTGTCACGCGACGAACAGATCGCGGCACTGCGCCGGGATGGTCTGGTGGTGGTGCGCAATTTCCTCGATGCCGATGCGTGCGCGGCGCTGCTGCAGAGTGCGCGTGCGCAGCTCAACGCTCATATCGAGCCCATCGAGTACGAAGCGGACCTGGGCTACCCGGGCGCCCCGACCTCGCGCGAGGCCGAGGGCGGGCGGACGGTGCGGCGGCTGCTGGATGCTTGGTCACGCGACGAAGCCTATCGGCAGTACGCGACCTGTGCGCCCATCCGCGACTGGATGGCCGCCTATTTCGCGGAACCGGCCAAGCTGTCGCTGGCCCATCACAACTGCGTCATGACCAAGCATCCGCGCTACGGCACGCTCACGGGCTGGCACCGCGATTTCCGCTACTGGTCGTTCCAGCGCGACGACATGGTCTCGATCTGGCTGGCGCTGGGCGACGAAGTGGATCGCAACGGCGCGCTGCATCTGGTGCCGGGGTCTCATCGGGAAAGCTTCGATGCCTCGCGTTTCGACGAACGCAAGTTCTTCCGTGACGACCTCCCGGCCAACCGGGCGATCATCGAGCGCGCCATCGTGCCGGAACTGCGTGCCGGCGACGTGATGTTCTTCCACTGCAATACCCTGCACGCGGCCGACCGCAACGCCACGGACGACGTGAAGTTCTCGGTGGTGTTCACCTACCATGCCGCCAGCAACCGCCCCCTGCCCGGCACCCGCTCGGCCGCCAAGGGCAGCATCAGCCTGGAAGGCAGCTAG
- the casA gene encoding type I-E CRISPR-associated protein Cse1/CasA: MSLLTDAWMPVRDRSGKRRWIAPSELAAPDLIAFDADRADFNGALAQFAIGLLFTHAPLNNARDWERWFASPPDTGTLQSWWEGSVAHFTYDGDGARFMQDHALTAKADFGISGLLIDSPGENTIKNNSDHFVKRGRIECLCPHCAITALLTLQINAPSGGAGHFTGLRGGGPLTTLLVCEPARSLWHDLWVNVIEPPERNAHGGDVKKTSPHFTFPWLAPVEAIQPDQGQMSPDQTHPMHIFWAMPRRIRLDFGSTVEGTCDICHRAHSGLLTQYATVPYGFNYKGPWDHVFSPYYQLKVDWLPLHPQPGGFGYRHWLPWLVGVNDERALQRPARVVAHFRTSRRARQAGATPSLWAFGFDIDKMKARCWYEARLPVYSLEDCGPSEIKRLQFTLQSWLAGARDSVYVLRSAVKMAWFSGEARGDYSAVDAAFWNRTEAAFYELLRQLIHAIRSGASDVDLEGLGQSWLNTLQQTNFALFDDVFVGAGAIDRSNPRRVAAANKLLRATMFGEKLRKTLNLPVEPAKPAANRQSKTQHEQEA, encoded by the coding sequence GTGTCACTGCTAACCGATGCATGGATGCCCGTACGCGACCGTTCAGGGAAGCGCCGCTGGATCGCCCCCAGCGAGCTGGCTGCTCCGGATCTGATCGCCTTCGACGCGGATCGCGCGGATTTCAACGGTGCCCTGGCCCAATTCGCCATCGGCCTGTTGTTCACGCATGCTCCCCTGAACAACGCCCGCGACTGGGAGCGCTGGTTTGCCTCACCCCCCGATACCGGCACGTTGCAATCCTGGTGGGAAGGCAGCGTTGCCCATTTCACTTACGACGGTGACGGCGCGCGTTTCATGCAGGACCATGCGCTGACGGCTAAGGCCGATTTCGGAATTTCGGGGCTGTTGATCGACTCTCCCGGTGAGAACACGATCAAGAACAACAGCGACCATTTCGTCAAACGGGGCCGAATCGAGTGCCTTTGCCCGCATTGCGCAATAACTGCGTTGTTGACTTTGCAGATTAACGCCCCCTCGGGAGGGGCCGGACACTTTACGGGCCTGCGAGGGGGCGGGCCATTGACCACTTTGCTGGTCTGCGAACCGGCCCGGTCGCTGTGGCACGATCTGTGGGTGAATGTCATCGAACCACCGGAGCGCAATGCGCACGGCGGAGACGTCAAGAAAACCTCGCCTCACTTTACGTTCCCTTGGCTGGCGCCGGTCGAGGCGATCCAGCCTGATCAGGGGCAGATGAGTCCTGACCAGACTCACCCTATGCATATTTTCTGGGCGATGCCGCGGCGGATCAGGCTGGACTTCGGCAGTACCGTCGAAGGCACGTGCGACATCTGCCACAGGGCCCATTCCGGGCTGCTGACTCAATACGCTACGGTCCCCTATGGATTCAACTACAAGGGTCCCTGGGATCATGTGTTTTCGCCCTACTATCAGCTCAAGGTCGATTGGCTGCCGTTGCATCCGCAACCCGGAGGATTCGGCTATCGCCATTGGCTACCCTGGCTGGTGGGGGTGAACGACGAAAGGGCTCTTCAACGCCCGGCCCGTGTAGTGGCCCACTTCCGAACCAGCCGCAGGGCACGGCAGGCGGGAGCCACCCCCAGCCTGTGGGCCTTTGGATTTGACATCGACAAGATGAAGGCCCGATGCTGGTACGAAGCGCGATTGCCCGTGTACAGCCTTGAGGATTGCGGCCCGAGTGAAATCAAGCGTTTGCAATTCACTCTTCAAAGCTGGCTGGCTGGCGCCAGGGATAGCGTCTATGTCCTGCGCAGTGCCGTCAAGATGGCCTGGTTCAGCGGCGAGGCCCGAGGCGATTACAGCGCGGTGGACGCTGCGTTCTGGAACCGAACCGAAGCGGCATTCTATGAACTGCTCCGACAGCTGATCCACGCCATCCGTTCGGGGGCGAGCGACGTCGATCTGGAAGGGCTTGGCCAGTCGTGGCTGAACACATTGCAGCAGACCAATTTTGCTCTGTTCGATGACGTGTTCGTCGGGGCGGGAGCAATCGACCGCAGCAACCCGCGCCGCGTTGCGGCGGCCAACAAATTGCTGCGCGCCACCATGTTCGGCGAAAAACTGAGGAAAACACTGAACCTGCCTGTCGAGCCTGCAAAGCCCGCCGCAAACAGGCAGTCCAAAACCCAGCATGAGCAGGAGGCGTGA
- a CDS encoding CopG family ribbon-helix-helix protein, with protein sequence MATTIKLNDDLKARIHRLADQRDRSAHWIMREAITQYVEREEKREAFKQDAMRAWNDYQANGLHVTLEEADAWLAKLEAGEDAEPPKCHE encoded by the coding sequence ATGGCTACGACCATCAAGCTCAATGACGACTTGAAAGCTCGCATACATCGCCTTGCAGATCAGCGGGACCGTTCGGCCCACTGGATCATGCGCGAAGCAATCACGCAATACGTGGAGCGCGAAGAAAAGCGCGAGGCGTTCAAGCAGGATGCGATGCGTGCATGGAATGACTATCAGGCCAACGGATTGCACGTGACGCTTGAAGAAGCGGATGCCTGGCTGGCGAAGCTCGAAGCGGGCGAGGATGCGGAGCCACCTAAGTGCCACGAGTGA
- the cas3 gene encoding CRISPR-associated helicase Cas3' → MADLSLNYWGKAKPSKNGSVGWHLLPYHCLDVAACGAAYLRRASSLRRMLCARLGMTAEQLEGWVAFWLVLHDLGKFATTFQGQRSDILLKLQGRESRHGYSIRHDTLGLVYWSSVLEGEAIGLGWFGPDSVSLMRAIDHWVRAVTGHHGQPPSESVENPWPHFVSPDDHRAIRQFVDHMRELFLADMDWEAPCFVDVDAFEDASRELSWWIAGVAVLADWVGSNQDYFPYRDDEVSLAEYWTQAQKLAADACEAIGVLPVEARQRVTFVELFPALTQPSPLQAWANQVSLHDGPQIHLLEDVTGAGKTEAAMMLTHRLMSAGAADGFFIGLPTMATANAMYGRLSHFYVRLFEGLASLVLANGQRELVEAFAASVLSPGPAEHDQAQGDETASARCTAWLADHNKRALLAPAGVGTIDQALMAVLQGKHQSLRLLGLFRKVLIIDEVHACDAYMQGVLEVLLRAHASAGGSAILLSATLPERMKRALLAAFAAGCRHAPPELPVEADYPLITSWRADQPRQVATRCVETRADVRRTVKIRYVSDQDEVVAGIRRALAAGRCVCWVRNTVADAMAAHALFADELDAEHLMLFHARFTLRDRLDMEARVLDHFGAHSTAEQRRGRLVIATQVAEQSLDADWDWMISDLAPIDRLIQRAGRLQRHRRDAWGNRLADSAEPDGRDQPCLWVLGPVWTQEPGSTWFKDAFPKSVKVYRHHGQLWWTARFMQDGQLSMPADARRLIEGVFAEDVEMPAGLQFTANEAIGAESSEASHAHRNTIKLDVGYVWRGEHWWSDAQTPTRLGEPSANVVLCRWEGDRVVPWSAHEQLRHAWSYSTVRVPERLVAEAVPPEDPQRLQAWEAARLTLPDQGKWSVLLVLERVGGDWVGSAMGKTGDVGKQMTREWIYDGRFGLLARPSGENERG, encoded by the coding sequence ATGGCTGATCTGTCGCTGAACTACTGGGGGAAAGCGAAGCCGTCGAAGAACGGTTCGGTCGGTTGGCATCTGTTGCCATACCACTGCCTGGACGTGGCCGCTTGTGGCGCCGCTTATCTCCGGCGCGCTTCGTCGCTTCGCCGCATGCTTTGTGCCCGCCTGGGCATGACCGCCGAGCAGTTGGAAGGATGGGTCGCTTTCTGGCTCGTTCTGCACGATCTGGGCAAGTTCGCCACGACTTTTCAGGGCCAGCGGAGCGATATCCTGCTGAAGCTGCAGGGTCGGGAAAGCCGCCATGGCTATTCGATCCGGCACGATACGCTCGGGCTGGTCTACTGGTCGTCGGTGCTGGAGGGCGAAGCGATCGGCCTGGGCTGGTTCGGTCCCGACAGCGTCTCGCTGATGCGCGCGATCGATCATTGGGTGCGCGCAGTGACTGGCCATCATGGCCAGCCCCCTTCCGAGAGCGTGGAGAACCCCTGGCCCCACTTCGTGAGTCCGGACGATCATCGGGCCATTCGGCAATTCGTCGATCACATGCGCGAATTGTTTCTCGCGGACATGGATTGGGAAGCCCCTTGTTTTGTCGATGTCGACGCGTTCGAGGACGCCAGCCGTGAGCTCTCCTGGTGGATAGCCGGGGTGGCGGTACTTGCGGATTGGGTCGGCTCCAACCAGGATTATTTTCCGTATCGGGACGATGAGGTTTCGCTTGCGGAGTATTGGACGCAGGCGCAGAAGCTCGCTGCCGACGCTTGTGAAGCTATCGGTGTTCTGCCTGTCGAAGCCCGCCAGCGTGTCACCTTCGTCGAGTTGTTCCCGGCGTTGACGCAACCGTCTCCACTGCAAGCCTGGGCGAACCAGGTTTCCTTGCACGACGGTCCGCAGATTCACCTGTTGGAAGACGTCACCGGCGCGGGCAAGACCGAGGCCGCCATGATGCTGACCCACCGGCTGATGAGCGCCGGGGCGGCAGACGGTTTCTTCATCGGCCTGCCCACCATGGCCACGGCCAACGCCATGTACGGCCGCTTGAGTCATTTCTATGTCCGGCTGTTCGAGGGCCTGGCCAGTCTGGTGCTGGCGAACGGCCAGCGCGAACTGGTGGAGGCCTTTGCCGCCTCGGTCCTGAGCCCCGGGCCCGCCGAGCACGATCAGGCGCAAGGGGACGAAACGGCCTCGGCCCGTTGCACTGCCTGGCTGGCCGACCACAACAAGCGCGCGCTGCTGGCACCGGCTGGCGTGGGCACCATCGATCAGGCCTTGATGGCGGTGCTGCAGGGCAAGCATCAGTCCTTGCGGCTGTTGGGCCTGTTCCGCAAGGTGCTCATCATCGACGAGGTTCATGCTTGCGATGCCTACATGCAGGGCGTGTTGGAGGTCCTGCTCCGCGCGCATGCGTCGGCGGGAGGCAGCGCGATCCTGCTTTCGGCCACGTTGCCCGAGCGCATGAAGCGCGCCTTGCTGGCGGCGTTCGCCGCGGGCTGCCGTCACGCCCCCCCCGAGTTGCCTGTCGAGGCGGACTATCCCCTGATCACGAGCTGGCGCGCCGACCAGCCGCGGCAGGTGGCGACCCGTTGCGTGGAAACGCGGGCGGACGTCCGTCGGACGGTGAAGATACGCTACGTATCGGACCAGGACGAGGTGGTTGCCGGCATCCGCCGCGCGCTGGCGGCGGGGCGCTGTGTTTGCTGGGTGCGCAACACGGTCGCGGATGCCATGGCCGCCCATGCGCTGTTCGCCGATGAGCTGGACGCAGAGCATCTCATGCTCTTTCATGCGCGCTTCACCTTGCGCGATCGATTGGACATGGAGGCACGCGTCCTGGATCACTTTGGCGCGCACAGCACCGCGGAACAGCGCCGCGGACGGCTGGTCATCGCGACACAGGTCGCCGAACAATCACTTGATGCCGACTGGGACTGGATGATCAGCGATCTGGCGCCCATCGATCGTCTCATCCAGCGGGCGGGTCGCCTGCAGCGCCATCGGCGCGACGCATGGGGTAATCGCCTGGCCGACTCCGCTGAACCCGATGGCCGCGATCAGCCGTGCCTGTGGGTGCTGGGGCCCGTCTGGACGCAGGAGCCCGGTTCGACCTGGTTCAAGGATGCCTTCCCCAAGTCGGTGAAGGTCTACCGCCATCATGGCCAGTTGTGGTGGACGGCCCGCTTCATGCAGGACGGCCAACTGAGCATGCCTGCCGATGCGCGGCGGTTGATCGAAGGCGTGTTCGCGGAGGACGTGGAAATGCCGGCTGGTCTGCAGTTCACGGCCAATGAGGCGATCGGCGCGGAGAGCAGCGAGGCCTCCCACGCGCATCGAAACACCATCAAGCTGGATGTCGGGTACGTCTGGCGAGGAGAGCACTGGTGGTCGGATGCGCAGACCCCCACGCGCCTGGGCGAGCCCAGTGCAAACGTGGTGCTGTGCCGGTGGGAGGGTGATCGCGTGGTGCCATGGAGTGCTCACGAGCAGCTCCGGCATGCCTGGTCCTACAGCACGGTACGGGTGCCGGAACGGTTGGTCGCGGAAGCCGTTCCGCCGGAAGACCCGCAGCGCTTGCAGGCTTGGGAGGCCGCCCGGTTGACGTTGCCGGATCAGGGGAAGTGGTCGGTGTTGCTGGTTTTGGAGCGGGTGGGGGGCGATTGGGTGGGGAGCGCTATGGGGAAGACGGGTGATGTTGGCAAGCAGATGACTCGGGAGTGGATTTATGACGGGAGGTTCGGGTTGCTTGCTCGCCCGTCTGGAGAGAACGAGCGAGGGTAG
- a CDS encoding transcriptional regulator yields METPAQYGQEPAEIRPETLRKYGAGWEQPTPAEVRAVIQLAGLTGGEAAQLVGLSDSRTVRRWTGGQSNIPFAAWAILCEVAGLGIIW; encoded by the coding sequence ATGGAAACCCCCGCTCAATACGGCCAAGAGCCAGCTGAGATTCGTCCTGAAACCCTGCGCAAGTATGGCGCCGGCTGGGAACAGCCTACGCCCGCCGAGGTTCGGGCCGTGATCCAACTGGCAGGATTGACTGGCGGCGAGGCTGCCCAACTGGTCGGCCTATCCGACAGCCGCACCGTTCGCCGTTGGACCGGTGGCCAATCGAATATCCCGTTCGCCGCCTGGGCGATCCTTTGCGAAGTCGCAGGCTTGGGAATCATCTGGTGA